A genome region from Microcella alkaliphila includes the following:
- the dnaA gene encoding chromosomal replication initiator protein DnaA yields MTDDTEPIGAMWDSVKAHLVADDRITPQLIGFINLVVPRGIMAGTLYLEVPNELTRGMLEQRIRLPLLAAITTVAGDDASNFAIVVNPEMQAEAFDSAPDISDQPTASGYIEQPAPPAPIDVASRRGDSRLNDKYSFDNFVIGGSNRFAHAAAVAVAEAPAKAYNPLFVYGESGLGKTHLLHAIGHYAENLYPGIRVRYVSSEEFTNDFINSIANNRASLFQSRYREIDILLIDDIQFLQGKDSTQEAFFHTFNTLHDHNKQVVITSDLPPKHLTGFEDRMRSRFEWGLITDVQAPDLETRIAILRKKAQNDRLQVRDDVLEYMASKVSSNIRELEGTLIRVTAFANLNRTPVDLQLVQTVLKDLITLDEDNVIAPVDIINHTAAYFKLTVDDLYGSSRSQAVATARQIAMYLCRELTNLSLPKIGQLFGNRDHTTVMYANKKISELMKERRSIYNQVTELTSRIKQNHRYS; encoded by the coding sequence ATGACCGACGACACCGAACCCATAGGCGCAATGTGGGATTCGGTGAAGGCGCACCTTGTCGCGGACGACCGCATCACCCCGCAGCTCATCGGCTTCATCAATCTCGTCGTTCCGCGCGGCATCATGGCTGGCACGCTGTATCTCGAGGTACCGAACGAACTGACCCGGGGGATGCTGGAGCAGCGCATCCGCTTGCCCCTGCTCGCCGCCATCACCACGGTCGCCGGTGATGACGCCTCCAACTTCGCCATTGTGGTGAACCCCGAGATGCAAGCGGAGGCCTTCGACAGCGCACCGGATATCAGCGACCAGCCCACAGCATCCGGCTACATCGAGCAGCCGGCGCCGCCGGCACCGATCGATGTGGCATCCCGTCGCGGCGACAGCCGGTTGAACGACAAGTACAGCTTCGACAACTTCGTCATCGGCGGCTCGAACCGCTTCGCGCACGCCGCAGCGGTCGCCGTTGCCGAAGCGCCGGCGAAGGCCTACAACCCTCTCTTCGTCTATGGAGAGTCGGGGCTCGGCAAGACGCACCTGTTGCACGCCATCGGCCACTACGCCGAAAACCTGTACCCGGGCATCCGTGTGCGCTACGTCAGTTCAGAAGAGTTCACGAACGACTTCATCAACTCGATCGCCAACAATCGCGCAAGCCTGTTCCAATCGCGCTACCGCGAGATCGACATCCTGCTGATCGACGACATCCAGTTCTTGCAGGGGAAGGACTCGACTCAAGAAGCCTTCTTCCACACGTTCAATACGCTGCACGATCACAACAAGCAGGTGGTCATCACCTCCGATCTGCCCCCCAAACACCTCACTGGCTTCGAAGACCGGATGCGCAGCCGCTTCGAGTGGGGTCTCATCACCGACGTGCAGGCGCCCGATCTCGAAACCCGCATCGCGATCCTCCGCAAGAAGGCGCAAAACGATCGACTGCAGGTGCGCGACGACGTGCTCGAGTACATGGCCTCGAAGGTCTCCAGCAACATCCGCGAACTCGAAGGGACGCTCATCCGCGTCACCGCGTTCGCAAACCTGAACCGGACGCCGGTCGACCTGCAGCTCGTGCAGACCGTTCTCAAAGACCTGATCACCCTCGATGAAGACAACGTGATCGCGCCGGTCGACATCATCAATCACACCGCTGCGTACTTCAAGCTCACCGTCGACGATCTGTACGGCTCTTCGCGCTCGCAGGCGGTCGCCACGGCCCGGCAGATCGCGATGTACCTGTGCCGCGAGCTGACCAACCTGTCTCTCCCGAAGATCGGCCAGCTGTTCGGCAACCGCGACCACACCACGGTGATGTACGCCAACAAGAAGATCAGTGAGCTCATGAAGGAGCGGCGCTCGATCTACAACCAAGTCACCGAGCTGACCAGCCGAATTAAGCAGAACCACCGCTACAGCTGA
- a CDS encoding IS110 family transposase, whose amino-acid sequence MSVGLDVHARSVVGCAIDEDTGEVIRHRFGYDPAAVVEWVRSLPQPAAVTYEAGPTGFALARLFTAAGIECFVAAPSKLQRPVGDRVKTDARDAMHLARLLRLGEIVAVAVPTIEQETARDLVRAREDNRGELMAARHRLSKLLLRHGIIYDGKQAWTGAHDAWLRRQRFDHPGLQAAFDADYEAVQQVRARKDRLDAIIEQMAAASTYAPVVRRLGCLRGISTLTGFGLAVEIGNWERFTGSSIGAFVGLVPSEHSSGQSRSQGSITKTGNTHARRLLVEAAWHHRKPYRPGAVMQARWAAAPSLAASRGDDGNRRLHQKWQHFTARKKRPTIANVAIARELAGWCWSLAVMPD is encoded by the coding sequence ATGAGCGTCGGTCTGGACGTGCACGCCCGTAGCGTCGTGGGATGCGCAATCGATGAGGACACCGGGGAAGTGATCCGTCATCGTTTCGGCTACGACCCCGCGGCAGTTGTGGAGTGGGTGCGGTCGCTGCCCCAGCCGGCGGCGGTGACCTATGAAGCTGGGCCGACCGGGTTCGCTTTGGCCCGGTTGTTCACCGCCGCAGGCATCGAGTGCTTCGTGGCGGCGCCGTCGAAGTTGCAGCGCCCGGTCGGGGATCGAGTCAAGACCGACGCCAGGGACGCGATGCATTTGGCAAGACTGCTGCGACTGGGTGAGATCGTCGCGGTTGCCGTGCCCACGATCGAGCAGGAAACCGCCCGCGACTTGGTGCGAGCCCGGGAGGACAATCGGGGTGAGCTGATGGCTGCACGGCATCGGCTCTCGAAGCTGCTGTTGCGCCACGGGATCATTTATGACGGCAAGCAGGCGTGGACCGGCGCGCATGATGCCTGGCTGCGTCGGCAGAGGTTCGACCATCCCGGACTGCAGGCTGCGTTCGATGCCGACTACGAAGCAGTGCAGCAGGTGCGCGCCCGCAAAGACCGACTCGACGCGATCATCGAGCAGATGGCCGCGGCCAGCACCTACGCGCCCGTGGTGCGACGCCTGGGGTGCTTGCGTGGGATCTCGACCTTGACCGGGTTCGGCCTCGCGGTCGAGATCGGCAACTGGGAGCGCTTCACCGGATCCAGCATCGGAGCGTTCGTCGGGCTGGTGCCCTCAGAGCACTCCTCCGGACAGTCCCGCTCGCAAGGCTCGATCACCAAGACCGGCAACACTCACGCCCGCCGCCTGCTGGTGGAAGCGGCCTGGCATCACCGCAAGCCCTATCGTCCCGGAGCGGTGATGCAGGCCCGGTGGGCTGCCGCGCCCAGCCTTGCAGCGTCCCGCGGCGACGACGGCAACCGGCGCCTGCATCAGAAATGGCAGCACTTCACCGCACGCAAGAAGCGGCCCACGATCGCGAACGTCGCCATCGCCCGCGAGCTCGCCGGCTGGTGCTGGTCCTTGGCCGTGATGCCCGACTGA
- the dnaN gene encoding DNA polymerase III subunit beta, with protein sequence MKFQVNRDVFSDAVSFAVRLLPQRTTLPILSGVLLRAENGTVTLSSFDYEVSAQTSITADVESDGTVLVSGRLLADIASRLPNAPVEFSLDDNKVAVRCGSARFALSLMPVEEYPSLPVIDGDSGLLPGEAFSDAVSQVAVAASRDDVTPVITGVQLETSGTSLSLVATDRYRVAVRGIDWESTGTSDGTTALVPARTLSETAKIFAHSTQITVTIVSGGDRELIAFSADNKTVTSLLIKGNFPPVKRLFPESPENYAVMNTAELIEATRRVALVLERDAALRYSFSEDGLTLEAIGSENAQAQETIDAHLSGESTVVSLKPQFLIDGLSAVHSEFVRISFTKTDNPGKPGPVLITSQTSKDQAGSDSYRYLLQPNLLLR encoded by the coding sequence GTGAAGTTCCAGGTCAATCGCGATGTCTTCAGCGACGCCGTGTCGTTCGCCGTTCGCCTGCTTCCCCAACGCACCACACTGCCGATCCTGTCGGGCGTTCTCCTCCGGGCAGAGAACGGCACGGTCACTCTGTCGTCGTTCGACTACGAAGTCTCGGCGCAGACGAGCATCACGGCCGATGTCGAGAGCGATGGCACCGTTCTTGTATCCGGGCGTTTGCTCGCCGACATTGCGTCGCGGCTACCGAACGCCCCCGTCGAGTTTTCGCTCGACGACAACAAGGTCGCCGTTCGCTGCGGCTCTGCACGTTTCGCGCTGTCGCTCATGCCGGTCGAGGAGTATCCGAGCCTTCCCGTGATCGACGGTGACAGCGGGCTCCTTCCTGGCGAGGCGTTCAGTGACGCCGTCTCGCAGGTCGCCGTTGCCGCCTCGCGCGATGATGTGACGCCGGTCATCACAGGCGTGCAGCTGGAAACCTCGGGCACGTCGCTGTCGCTTGTCGCCACTGATCGCTACCGCGTTGCCGTGCGCGGCATCGACTGGGAATCCACCGGCACGAGTGACGGCACGACAGCGCTCGTCCCCGCGCGCACGCTGTCCGAGACCGCAAAGATCTTCGCCCATTCAACGCAGATCACCGTGACCATCGTGAGCGGTGGCGACCGTGAGCTCATCGCCTTTTCTGCCGACAACAAGACCGTGACATCCCTGCTGATCAAGGGAAACTTCCCGCCCGTCAAGCGCCTATTCCCCGAGTCGCCCGAGAACTATGCCGTAATGAACACGGCGGAGTTGATCGAGGCGACCCGTCGTGTCGCCCTCGTGCTCGAGCGTGATGCCGCGCTTCGGTACAGCTTCAGCGAAGACGGCCTCACCCTCGAAGCGATCGGCAGTGAGAACGCGCAGGCGCAGGAGACGATCGACGCGCACCTCTCGGGGGAAAGCACGGTCGTGTCACTCAAGCCGCAATTCCTCATCGACGGGCTGTCGGCCGTGCACTCGGAGTTCGTGCGCATCTCGTTCACGAAGACCGACAACCCCGGCAAGCCCGGCCCGGTGCTGATCACCAGCCAGACCTCGAAGGACCAGGCCGGCTCCGACAGCTACCGGTACTTGCTGCAGCCCAACCTGCTGCTGCGCTAG
- the recF gene encoding DNA replication/repair protein RecF (All proteins in this family for which functions are known are DNA-binding proteins that assist the filamentation of RecA onto DNA for the initiation of recombination or recombinational repair.), translated as MHVTHLSLADFRNYARAELALTAGPTLLVGRNGQGKTNLVEAISYPSLGGSHRVAGDAALVRAGEEAAIVRMRVAHDDRAIVVELQLNKSGTNRAQVNGSVVRMRELPRYVHTVLFAPEDLALVRGEPSGRRSFLDALVVQRSPRMAGTLGDYDRVLRQRNSLLKSARASRLSPDALTTLDVWDERLVTLGVEIMAARVALVAELRPHLTAGYAAVAGDDHAATLGLRHSAVDPSGDAPLDDSDELDAERAAAQFRFSLAERRRAELERAVTLVGPHRDDLVLTLNGLPARTHASHGESWSYALALKLAAARVLRADAVAGDPIVILDDVFAELDEGRRERLADAVADFEQVLITAAVENDVPERLAATRIPIVAGTIQALNQPGDDTASGDV; from the coding sequence GTGCACGTCACTCACCTGAGCCTCGCCGACTTTCGCAACTACGCTCGCGCGGAACTCGCCCTGACCGCGGGCCCCACACTGCTCGTCGGGCGGAACGGCCAGGGAAAAACCAACCTCGTTGAGGCGATCAGTTATCCGTCTCTCGGCGGCTCACACCGCGTCGCCGGCGATGCCGCGCTCGTGCGCGCCGGCGAGGAGGCCGCGATCGTGCGCATGCGCGTTGCCCACGACGACCGCGCCATCGTCGTGGAATTGCAGCTCAACAAGTCGGGAACGAACCGCGCCCAGGTCAACGGCTCTGTCGTACGGATGCGCGAACTTCCTCGCTACGTGCACACCGTGCTCTTCGCGCCCGAAGACCTCGCGCTCGTGCGAGGTGAACCATCCGGGCGACGCAGTTTCCTTGATGCGCTCGTCGTTCAGCGTTCTCCGCGCATGGCCGGCACCCTCGGCGACTACGACCGGGTACTTCGGCAACGGAACTCTCTTTTGAAGTCGGCCCGAGCATCCCGCCTGTCGCCCGACGCGTTGACCACACTCGATGTCTGGGATGAGCGCCTGGTCACGCTCGGTGTCGAGATCATGGCGGCGCGCGTCGCGCTCGTGGCAGAGCTTCGGCCTCATCTCACGGCGGGATACGCCGCGGTCGCCGGTGACGACCACGCCGCAACCCTCGGACTTCGTCACTCGGCCGTGGACCCGTCCGGGGATGCGCCGCTTGATGACAGCGACGAACTCGATGCGGAGCGTGCCGCTGCGCAGTTTCGTTTTTCCCTCGCAGAACGGCGTCGCGCGGAGCTCGAGCGTGCGGTCACTCTGGTGGGCCCGCATCGCGACGATCTCGTGCTGACGTTGAATGGTCTCCCCGCGCGCACGCACGCGAGTCACGGTGAGAGCTGGTCGTACGCTCTCGCGCTCAAGCTTGCGGCGGCGCGGGTACTGCGGGCGGACGCGGTCGCGGGGGACCCGATCGTGATTCTCGACGACGTCTTTGCCGAACTCGACGAGGGGCGTCGCGAACGTCTCGCCGATGCCGTCGCCGATTTCGAGCAGGTGCTGATCACGGCCGCGGTCGAGAACGATGTGCCCGAGCGCTTGGCTGCCACGCGCATCCCGATTGTGGCGGGCACCATTCAGGCCTTGAACCAGCCCGGCGACGATACTGCGAGTGGTGACGTATGA
- a CDS encoding DUF721 domain-containing protein, protein MTADDATAPESEASAVYRRLQRVFGDPALRSRDARRRSQKTAGSSTPYGSGRDPAGLGDVLEGVSRTMGWTSPLARGDLLASWSDLVGPEVASHTEPVGIDDGVLSVQCDSTAWATQLRMMRGDMVTSITKRFPDAQITSIRFIGPSAPSWKRGPRSIPGRGPRDTYG, encoded by the coding sequence ATGACCGCCGATGACGCGACCGCGCCCGAGAGCGAGGCCAGCGCGGTATATCGCCGGCTGCAGCGCGTGTTCGGCGACCCGGCGCTTCGATCGCGGGATGCTCGGCGCCGCTCGCAGAAAACGGCCGGGTCGTCGACTCCCTACGGCTCGGGACGCGACCCCGCGGGTCTCGGGGATGTGCTCGAGGGTGTGAGCCGAACCATGGGGTGGACATCGCCGCTGGCGCGAGGCGACTTGCTGGCGTCGTGGTCTGATCTCGTGGGACCGGAAGTGGCATCGCACACGGAGCCGGTCGGGATCGACGATGGAGTGTTGTCGGTGCAGTGCGACTCGACGGCGTGGGCGACCCAGCTGCGGATGATGCGCGGCGACATGGTCACGTCGATCACGAAGCGATTCCCGGATGCTCAGATCACGAGCATCCGATTTATCGGCCCGAGTGCCCCCAGTTGGAAGCGGGGGCCTCGATCAATCCCGGGGCGCGGTCCACGCGATACCTACGGCTAA
- the gyrB gene encoding DNA topoisomerase (ATP-hydrolyzing) subunit B: MDPVTTTPHPDNYGAANIQVLEGLEAVRKRPGMYIGSTGPRGLHHLVYEIVDNSVDEALAGHCDTIHVTILPDGAVRVVDNGRGIPVDEHPVEKRSTVEVVLTVLHAGGKFGGGGYAVSGGLHGVGSSVVNALSQRLEVAVKRQGHEYTQSYTVGVPDAPLKKGRAVDGTGTTITFWPSTDIFETVDFDYETLRTRFQQMAFLNKGLRITITDERAHPETDDQPASEPRHDEFLYEKGLVDYVEHLNASKKTDVVHPEIIAFESEDTERTIALEVAMQWTTAYSESVHTYANTINTHEGGTHEEGFRAALTTLVNRYAREKNLIKEKEENLSGDDVREGLTAVISIKLGEPQFEGQTKTKLGNTEAKSFVQKVTGEFLGDWFERNPSQARDVIRKAQQAAAARIAARKAREQTRRKGLLESGGMPGKLKDCQSKDPSISEIFIVEGDSAGGSAVQGRNPETQAILPLRGKILNVEKARLDRALGNAEVQAMITAFGANIGEDFDPDKVRYHKIVLMADADVDGQHITTLLLTLLFRYMRPLIDRGYVYLAQPPLYRLKWSNAEHEYVFSDRERDALLEAGLAAGKRIPKDNGVQRYKGLGEMNHQELWDTTMNPETRTLMQVTLEDAAIADSVFATLMGEDVDARRTFIQQNAKDVRFLDI, from the coding sequence ATGGACCCCGTGACCACCACCCCTCATCCAGACAATTACGGCGCGGCCAACATTCAGGTTCTGGAAGGGCTCGAGGCGGTGCGTAAGCGCCCCGGCATGTACATCGGGTCGACCGGTCCCCGGGGCCTCCATCACCTCGTGTACGAGATCGTCGACAACTCGGTCGATGAGGCCCTCGCCGGCCACTGCGACACGATCCACGTGACGATCCTTCCCGACGGTGCCGTGCGCGTCGTCGACAATGGCCGCGGTATTCCCGTCGATGAACATCCGGTCGAGAAGCGATCGACCGTCGAGGTCGTTCTGACCGTGCTGCACGCCGGCGGAAAGTTCGGCGGAGGCGGGTACGCCGTCTCGGGCGGACTCCACGGTGTGGGTTCCTCCGTCGTCAACGCCCTGTCGCAGCGCCTCGAGGTTGCCGTCAAGCGCCAGGGCCACGAGTACACGCAGAGCTACACCGTCGGTGTGCCGGACGCGCCGCTCAAGAAGGGGCGTGCCGTCGACGGCACCGGCACCACGATCACCTTCTGGCCGAGCACCGACATCTTCGAAACCGTCGACTTCGACTACGAGACGCTCCGCACGCGCTTCCAGCAGATGGCGTTCCTCAACAAGGGTCTGCGCATCACCATCACCGACGAGCGTGCCCACCCCGAAACGGATGACCAGCCGGCCAGCGAGCCCCGGCACGACGAATTCCTCTACGAGAAGGGGCTCGTCGACTATGTCGAGCACCTGAACGCGTCGAAGAAGACCGACGTCGTGCACCCCGAGATCATCGCGTTCGAGTCCGAAGACACCGAGCGGACGATCGCCCTCGAGGTTGCGATGCAGTGGACGACCGCCTACAGCGAGAGCGTCCACACCTATGCCAACACGATCAACACCCACGAGGGCGGCACGCACGAGGAGGGGTTCCGCGCGGCACTCACCACCCTCGTGAACCGTTACGCCCGCGAGAAGAACCTCATCAAGGAGAAGGAAGAGAACCTCTCCGGCGACGACGTGCGCGAGGGTCTGACCGCCGTGATCTCCATCAAGCTCGGCGAGCCGCAGTTCGAGGGCCAGACGAAGACGAAACTCGGCAACACCGAGGCGAAGTCGTTCGTGCAGAAGGTCACGGGCGAGTTCTTGGGCGACTGGTTCGAGCGCAACCCGAGCCAGGCGCGCGACGTCATTCGCAAGGCCCAGCAGGCGGCCGCCGCACGCATTGCGGCGCGGAAGGCGCGTGAACAGACCAGGCGCAAGGGCCTGCTCGAGTCGGGCGGCATGCCCGGCAAGCTCAAAGACTGCCAGTCGAAAGACCCCTCGATCAGCGAGATCTTCATCGTCGAGGGAGACTCGGCCGGTGGTTCCGCCGTGCAGGGGCGCAACCCCGAGACGCAGGCGATTCTGCCGCTGCGCGGCAAGATTCTGAACGTCGAGAAGGCGCGCCTCGATCGCGCGCTCGGCAACGCCGAAGTGCAGGCGATGATCACCGCTTTCGGTGCCAACATCGGCGAAGACTTCGACCCCGACAAGGTGCGGTACCACAAGATCGTCTTGATGGCCGATGCCGACGTCGATGGCCAGCACATCACGACACTGCTGCTGACGCTGCTGTTCCGCTACATGCGACCGCTCATCGATCGGGGCTACGTCTACCTCGCGCAGCCGCCGCTGTACCGCCTGAAATGGTCGAACGCCGAGCACGAGTACGTGTTCAGCGATCGCGAGCGCGACGCGCTGCTCGAGGCGGGGCTTGCCGCCGGCAAGCGCATCCCGAAAGACAACGGCGTTCAGCGTTACAAGGGTCTCGGCGAGATGAACCACCAAGAGCTCTGGGACACGACCATGAACCCCGAGACGCGCACGCTCATGCAGGTCACGCTGGAAGACGCCGCGATCGCCGACAGCGTGTTCGCCACCCTCATGGGCGAAGACGTGGATGCACGACGCACCTTCATTCAGCAGAACGCCAAAGACGTCCGCTTCCTCGATATCTGA